From a region of the Constantimarinum furrinae genome:
- the rfbA gene encoding glucose-1-phosphate thymidylyltransferase RfbA, producing the protein MKGIVLAGGSGTRLHPITLAVSKQLMPVYDKPMIYYPLSTLMYAGIKEILIISTPQDLPLFQKLLGDGKKYGCEFTYAEQPNPNGLAEAFIIGRDFIGDDKVALVLGDNIFYGSGLKELLQSNNDPDGGIIYAYHVHDPERYGVVEFDKEGKALSIEEKPVKPKSNYAVPGIYFYDNDVVEIAANIKPSARGELEITEVNNVYLQRGKLSVSILDKGTAWLDTGTFASLMQAAQFVEVIEERQGLKIGSIEEAAYEMGFISKKELTALAEPLLKSGYGKHLIQLD; encoded by the coding sequence ATGAAAGGAATAGTTTTAGCAGGAGGCTCCGGAACACGTTTACACCCTATTACTCTGGCTGTTAGCAAGCAATTGATGCCGGTTTATGACAAACCGATGATCTATTATCCATTGTCTACGCTAATGTATGCGGGGATTAAGGAAATACTTATCATTTCGACACCTCAGGACCTGCCGTTGTTTCAAAAACTTCTGGGGGATGGTAAAAAATACGGCTGTGAATTTACCTATGCCGAGCAACCCAATCCCAACGGACTGGCGGAGGCATTTATTATTGGAAGGGATTTTATTGGAGACGATAAAGTGGCGCTTGTTCTTGGAGATAATATTTTTTACGGATCGGGTTTAAAGGAACTATTGCAATCCAATAACGATCCCGATGGCGGAATCATCTACGCGTATCATGTTCACGACCCCGAGCGATATGGGGTGGTGGAGTTTGATAAGGAGGGAAAGGCCTTGTCAATTGAAGAAAAACCGGTTAAACCAAAGTCAAATTATGCCGTTCCGGGGATCTATTTTTACGATAATGATGTGGTCGAGATCGCAGCTAATATTAAACCCAGTGCACGCGGTGAACTGGAGATCACTGAAGTGAACAACGTCTATCTCCAAAGAGGAAAACTAAGTGTTAGTATACTCGATAAGGGTACAGCATGGCTGGATACAGGAACTTTTGCATCCCTTATGCAGGCTGCTCAATTTGTCGAGGTGATCGAGGAACGACAAGGATTGAAGATCGGCTCCATTGAAGAAGCTGCTTATGAGATGGGTTTTATAAGTAAGAAGGAATTGACCGCCCTGGCGGAACCCTTACTGAAAAGCGGATATGGAAAACATTTAATACAATTAGACTAA
- the rfbB gene encoding dTDP-glucose 4,6-dehydratase gives MKNNKVLITGGAGFIGSNYVAYFMEESKDEVFVLDKLTYAGDLRNLEGVKHLPNYTFIEGDICDADVVDALFKKHEFTQVVHFAAESHVDNSISGPGAFVNTNIIGTFNLLQSAYKLWMKGPNLLKEAYDHARFLHVSTDEVYGTLGETGLFTEETSYAPNSPYSASKASSDFLVRSYFHTYGMPVVTTNCSNNYGPNQHKEKLIPTIIRKAISGEPIPIYGDGKNIRDWLYVRDHCTGIKLAIDKGRLGETYNIGGRNERENLYIAHTICKILDNLKPQQNSYLDQITFVTDRPGHDFRYAIDASKIENELGWKAEENFESGITKTITWYLEHSDRL, from the coding sequence TTGAAAAACAACAAAGTATTGATAACAGGAGGCGCAGGCTTTATAGGGTCTAATTATGTCGCCTACTTTATGGAGGAATCCAAGGATGAGGTATTTGTGTTGGACAAGCTTACATATGCCGGTGATCTGCGCAATCTTGAGGGCGTGAAGCACCTTCCAAATTATACATTTATTGAAGGTGACATCTGTGATGCAGATGTTGTGGATGCCTTATTTAAAAAGCATGAGTTTACGCAAGTGGTGCATTTTGCAGCCGAATCTCATGTAGATAATTCAATAAGTGGTCCGGGAGCGTTTGTAAATACTAATATTATAGGAACCTTCAATTTGCTCCAAAGTGCTTATAAATTGTGGATGAAAGGTCCTAACTTACTTAAGGAAGCCTACGATCACGCGCGATTTTTACACGTCTCCACCGATGAAGTATATGGAACTCTGGGCGAAACCGGGTTGTTTACGGAAGAAACATCGTACGCGCCAAACAGTCCGTATAGTGCTTCAAAAGCTTCTTCAGATTTTCTGGTTCGAAGTTATTTTCATACCTACGGAATGCCTGTGGTGACCACAAATTGTTCAAATAACTACGGTCCAAATCAGCATAAAGAAAAATTGATCCCTACGATTATTCGAAAGGCGATCTCGGGAGAGCCCATCCCTATCTATGGAGATGGAAAAAATATTCGCGATTGGCTATATGTACGAGATCACTGCACAGGAATAAAGCTTGCCATAGACAAAGGCAGACTGGGCGAAACCTACAATATCGGCGGGCGAAATGAACGGGAAAATCTGTATATCGCCCATACCATTTGTAAGATACTTGATAATCTCAAGCCTCAACAGAACAGTTATCTTGATCAGATCACTTTTGTGACCGACCGACCCGGGCATGATTTCCGCTATGCCATCGATGCCTCAAAAATCGAAAATGAGTTGGGATGGAAGGCCGAAGAAAATTTTGAAAGTGGAATTACAAAGACCATAACGTGGTATTTAGAACACAGTGACAGATTATAA